Proteins from one Paramagnetospirillum magnetotacticum MS-1 genomic window:
- a CDS encoding methyl-accepting chemotaxis protein, translated as MFELLIATLRRTSLAARITVAPFLVLALTGILLVMADRQAATALSAIDSIHLQAAERRNQVDDLIATIYQTHSDVSRHLALVDSGTSEAKLDAMRKAIAANLAKAGGLIDKLKTEPAATEAMADIQARLAAYAKAVAQMNDMAQSDRLIAIPLMGHVDKQFAEMAGKIEGAQGLIAAAAGHSAQATRDAAEAAGQRFWIITAVLMAVFVSISLLVVKSITGPLMHQVQAMRSISKGHLEVPVDGTEAKDEVGSMARALKVFKDNALETERLRTEQAGMSAAAEQAKRQALETMAATVEREAATAVGKVGEHTGAVSDRADEMQISASRVDAKAQSVAAAAEQSLANAQTVAAAAEELTTSIGQISAQIGHSAEVTRQAVSTAGRAQDTIGELSRAVARIGDVAALIADIASQTNLLALNATIEAARAGDAGKGFAVVANEVKNLANQTSKSTEEINRQVAEIRAVTDNTVVAVKDVIGAITEIEHIGETIAQAVGQQGEATQEIARNIVQTTAAAQEVSSNIGEVSQEAANTGEHAALVREMAREVSSSIANLQQVLVQVVHDSVRKAG; from the coding sequence GCGGACAGACAGGCCGCGACGGCCCTGTCCGCCATCGACTCCATCCATCTGCAGGCGGCCGAGCGCCGCAATCAGGTGGATGATTTGATCGCTACCATCTATCAGACCCATTCCGACGTTTCCCGCCATTTGGCCCTGGTGGATTCCGGGACGTCCGAGGCCAAGCTGGACGCCATGCGCAAGGCCATCGCCGCCAATTTGGCCAAGGCTGGCGGTCTGATCGACAAGCTCAAGACCGAACCCGCCGCCACGGAAGCCATGGCCGATATCCAGGCCCGCCTTGCCGCCTATGCCAAGGCGGTGGCCCAGATGAACGACATGGCGCAATCCGATCGTCTCATCGCCATTCCGCTGATGGGCCATGTGGACAAGCAATTCGCCGAGATGGCAGGCAAGATCGAGGGCGCCCAAGGCCTGATCGCCGCCGCCGCCGGTCATTCGGCGCAAGCCACCCGCGACGCGGCCGAAGCCGCGGGACAAAGATTCTGGATCATTACCGCCGTCCTGATGGCGGTGTTCGTCAGCATTTCCCTCTTGGTGGTGAAAAGCATCACCGGTCCCCTGATGCATCAGGTTCAGGCCATGCGCTCCATCTCCAAGGGACATCTCGAGGTTCCGGTGGACGGGACCGAAGCCAAGGACGAGGTGGGCTCCATGGCCCGCGCCCTCAAGGTCTTCAAGGATAATGCCCTGGAAACCGAGCGCCTACGGACCGAGCAGGCGGGCATGTCCGCCGCCGCCGAACAGGCCAAGCGCCAGGCCCTGGAAACCATGGCCGCCACCGTGGAGCGCGAAGCCGCCACCGCCGTCGGCAAGGTGGGCGAGCATACCGGGGCCGTCTCCGACCGCGCCGACGAGATGCAGATTTCCGCCAGCCGGGTGGATGCCAAGGCGCAAAGCGTCGCCGCCGCCGCCGAGCAGTCCCTGGCCAATGCCCAGACCGTCGCCGCCGCCGCCGAGGAGCTGACCACCTCCATTGGTCAGATCAGTGCGCAGATCGGCCATTCCGCCGAGGTGACCCGTCAGGCTGTCAGCACCGCCGGACGTGCCCAGGACACGATCGGCGAACTGAGCCGCGCGGTGGCCCGCATCGGCGACGTCGCCGCTCTGATCGCTGATATCGCGTCGCAGACCAATCTGCTGGCGCTCAACGCCACCATCGAGGCGGCGCGGGCTGGCGATGCGGGCAAGGGTTTTGCCGTTGTCGCCAACGAGGTCAAGAACCTGGCCAACCAGACCTCAAAATCCACCGAGGAGATCAATCGCCAGGTGGCCGAGATCCGCGCGGTGACCGACAACACCGTGGTGGCGGTCAAGGATGTGATCGGCGCCATCACCGAGATCGAGCATATCGGCGAGACCATCGCCCAGGCCGTGGGGCAGCAGGGCGAGGCCACCCAGGAAATCGCCCGCAACATCGTGCAGACCACCGCCGCCGCCCAGGAAGTGTCAAGCAATATCGGCGAAGTGTCGCAAGAGGCCGCCAATACCGGCGAACATGCCGCGCTGGTGCGGGAGATGGCCCGCGAAGTGTCATCCTCCATCGCCAACCTCCAGCAAGTCCTGGTGCAGGTGGTTCACGACAGCGTCCGGAAGGCGGGGTAG